The sequence CTCTGGACTATCAGTGATGCAAATAATGAGAGCTGAAACCAAACCGATGCCATTATTGTTGTTGATGCTATAGGATCTGTTTGGAGAAAATTTCTTCCGACATGCTCATGATGATAAGATACAAGAAATAAGATGGACTGCAATGGAGAGGAGATGGAATCTTTGATGTCTAGCTCTAATACCATGATAAAATTAGTTGGAAAGAATTATTATATTTCCTTGAATATATATAAGTCCATGTGATACAAATTCTATAATTTTTAGAATGGTTAGAAATATAAATTTCATGATCTTAGAAATAGCTATAACATATGTACAATAATAGAAGTCAAcaacaaaattatataaaaaatatagagaTTGCAGAGAGCACGAGTATTGAAATCAATCCTAATTATTATGGAGAGATGAAAGCTCGTATGCTTACCCGGATTGTCTAACGGAGataatagaaaaaaattatagtttTGTATAGCTTAAATATAGAAATGAATCTTAATAATTGTGGAGAGATGACAGCTTACATGATTGACTATGTTGATTAATAGATCACGCTCTTAGCTCTATAATATTACCAAGGTCTATAATATTACCAAGTGAGGGAGGAAAAAGACAATATGTTAGAGGGAAAACAAAAAGCAGAGCTCATATTTTATGATACCATCATCGGTTCCGATGTGAGAAAGATGGTTTCCTGTACGAGGGAGAAGGTTTCTGTGACAACTTTGCAGCTGTTTTCCTCCATTAAGTGGTCCCCTACAGTTTGATGATGCCCTTACGGATGACTTGGAGCATGTATTGAATGATCATCCTGTAGCTTACttgaaaatcaagaaaaatatattatttttatctatctttctacctacttatctttctatttttttttatcagtatagaaaatattttctagAAACAACGACAACCActataggagagaaaaaaaaaaaataaaaattaaaacaaggACAATCTTCGCATGGGTCGCAGCAAGATGCTCTCACCCTGCTCCAAAAGCCACGTCACAACCACGTTTGTTTCTTTAATGTAGGAGATTAGGGTCTCCATTCTCCTGGTTGCCTTTGGTTTTTTATCTACATTGCTTTCCGAACATCACAACCACTCCCTGCGTATAATTGAACGAGCCTGAGGTCCTTCCTGTCTCGAATTGACAGAGATCAAGTTTCTCTCTTTGCAGCAGGAGTCTCTTCTGAGATGGTGGGGGGTGCAGTGACGGTCGGAGGATGGGTTGCATCTGCCTTTGCCGGTAAGGCGATCGACATGCTTAAATCTTATTTGGAGGACAACCACGACTTGGATGCAGATATGAAGAGGAGGCTGGGCAATGTGCAACTCGCTCTTCCACGGATCGAGCGCGCGATCAACGCAGCTGAGGGATGGCCGATCGAGGACGAGCCCCTTCTGGCATGGCTAAGGCAAGTCAAAGATTTGACTTACAAGGCAGAGGACTTGGTCGATGATTTGGAATCCAAATTCCACCAGGGTGAAAATAAGGTGCGTGCTTCTAGATCCTCTATGCTGCAGACTCTCAAGCGTACAGTTTTGACTGGTGATGATCTCAAAAACTTGAACAACCTTGCGAGTGACCTTGAGCGAATTAATCAACAAATTGACCATTGGCAACCAGTGCTGGACCAGCACAAAACAAATATAAGAGCTGCAATCAGCGAGAATAGGTCTTTTTTAACCCCTCAGGAAGTGATTGGACGAAATACAGAGACAGATGTTATAGTAAGGATGTTACTgagttgcagaggagaggaggggACTAGTAGTACTCCGAGCTTTGTTGTCCTTCCCATAGTAGGCATGGGGGGTGCCGGCAAAACTACGCTTGCAAGGCATATTTTTATGCATCAGAGGCTTTTCCCCAATGACAGAAGTCAGGAGAATCATTTCTCATTGAAAAGGTGGTTGGACGTGTCTAATAATCTTGATATTAAGGAAATTGCAAATAAGTTGGTCTCGAACAATGAAAGCCCGGTACCAGAAATTGTAGATGATCATCATTATGCTAATGCTATTTTGGAAGATATGTTGAAGAAACTTCAGAGTATGACGAGGGAGCAGAGTTTTTTGATCGTCCTCGATGATGTATGGAATGTGGACATAAATGGTTGGGATAAACTGCCCAGAGCCTTAGCTCGTGGGGCAAGGGGAAGCACTGTATTGTTAACAACTCAATATAAAAGAGTAGCAAAAATCATGTGCACTATGGACCCTATAAAACTAGATGTTCTAAAGGAAGATGACTATCGAAAACTTTTAGAACAACGCACATTTGGTGGTCAGATTCTTGAGGAACACACAAGGCAAGATTTACAATCAATTGGTAGGAAAATGTCTATACTGCGACGCTTACCTCTGGCAGCAAACGCACTGGGAAATTTGTTAAGGTTCAATCTGGATTCGAATTACTGGAAGACATTCTTGAATAGTAAATGGTGGGAACATGAAGCAGTTTTAAAAGATGTACTACCATCTCTGGGATTGAATTATCAAAACCTAGATGCAACTTAGAAACTATGCTTTGCTTATTGTTACATATTTCCCAGCAGTCACAAATTCGAGGATATAG is a genomic window of Phoenix dactylifera cultivar Barhee BC4 chromosome 4, palm_55x_up_171113_PBpolish2nd_filt_p, whole genome shotgun sequence containing:
- the LOC103710157 gene encoding uncharacterized protein LOC103710157; translated protein: MVGGAVTVGGWVASAFAGKAIDMLKSYLEDNHDLDADMKRRLGNVQLALPRIERAINAAEGWPIEDEPLLAWLRQVKDLTYKAEDLVDDLESKFHQGENKDAGH